In Aegilops tauschii subsp. strangulata cultivar AL8/78 chromosome 3, Aet v6.0, whole genome shotgun sequence, one genomic interval encodes:
- the LOC109772698 gene encoding protein FAR1-RELATED SEQUENCE 5-like, whose product MYLPSTSYTGPSTTINSGAGTSTAGSSERTEDAFHQPANTHATNNAESVSEMAIVTAMPTSTPLHTSTRNTQADQIATDTEVNDETDDEAQGDEDGGQSEIIVPQPPYVGQRFDSFKDAKEFYQTYAKFHGFAVNSEYHRKIKKTNEYSKGEMGCYKARRNKKGKGDAPIVPERKRGIIVKTECPVRCKLNVDGAWWVVTEYFDKHNHELIKKFDLVKFLTAHRGFTPLVKKFIKLLHDCNIGPSRMVQILSLIHSKNGTLSSMPYIPADVTNLKAKYRRESKLADIEATIAYFDEKAKEDPDFFYRIRLDDEDRVRNMYWVDGAARRAYKHFRDCISFDATYLTNMYKMPCAPFIGINNHNQSLQFGCGLVRNEDTDGYTWLFKTFLECMGGLAPMNIITDQDFNMRAGIEEVFPLAVHRHCRCHIIKKAEETLGPFFADRPDLHKAFELCVDHSLTVEEFERSWMAMIETFQVQDHETLASLWEKRMYWVPTYFMQCFFLFLQTTQRSEGFNAVLKRYVSPGNSLLQFAKQYTTLQQKILGSELQQEANTALKQPKLLTYLPMERQMSKIYTNKIFNKFQEEIKRASMYTAFQVDEHTIKMCSIQGMSDSEPEDPDKGRNYFVKASISEGEYYYQCSKFERDRIVCCHILKVMDMNAVTRMPRHFIRRRWTWDADDALAPQTSNAFLAVHDERPESTMEAVRHVVLTKNYAELIDEACKSDETVRVAEKHRKALKRELDEIKKRKAEEALHRFSRTSSVPFSTEPSSENSEVGSGTASTHTQVRKPPRSITKGRPKEIRYKSGLEIQAKHKKPKKGTGNT is encoded by the exons ATGTACCTGCCATCAACATCGTACACAG GACCTTCAACTACAATTAACAGCGGTGCGGGGACATCTACTGCGGGGAGCTCTGAGCGCACGGAAGACGCGTTCCACCAGCCAGCCAACACTCATGCCACAAACAATGCCGAGTCAGTGTCGGAAATGGCAATCGTTACAGCAATGCCAACAAGCACACCTTTGCACACCAGCACAAGAAACACTCAAGCGGATCAAATAGCCACCGATACTGAAGTGAATGATGAAACTGATGATGAAGCACAAGGGGATGAAGATGGTGGGCAATCAGAAATCATAGTACCTCAGCCACCGTATGTTGGGCAGAGATTTGATTCGTTTAAAGATGCAAAGGAATTCTACCAGACATATGCAAAGTTCCATGGGTTTGCGGTCAACAGTGAATACCATAGGAAAATTAAAAAAACTAACGAGTACAGCAAAGGTGAGATGGGGTGCTACAAAGCACGAAGAAACAAGAAGGGCAAAGGTGATGCGCCAATCGTTCCGGAACGAAAGAGAGGTATCATTGTCAAGACGGAATGCCCTGTCCGGTGTAAGCTGAACGTAGATGGAGCATGGTGGGTGGTCACTGAATATTTTGACAAGCACAACCATGAGCTCATAAAGAAGTTTGACCTGGTAAAATTTCTGACCGCCCACAGAGGATTCACCCCCCTCGTGAAGAAATTCATAAAGCTGCTACATGATTGTAACATTGGTCCATCAAGAATGGTCCAGATACTCTCCCTCATCCACAGCAAAAATGGGACTCTGAGTAGCATGCCCTACATACCAGCAGATGTCACAAACCTAAAGGCAAAGTACCGTAGAGAAAGCAAGTTGGCTGACATAGAAGCCACGATAGCCTACTTCGACGAGAAAGCGAAAGAAGATCCAGATTTCTTCTACAGGATAAGATTGGATGATGAGGACCGTGTCAGGAACATGTATTGGGTGGATGGTGCGGCAAGAAGAGCCTACAAACATTTCCGAGACTGCATTTCATTCGACGCAACATATCTCACTAATATGTATAAGATGCCATGCGCTCCATTCATAGGAATAAATAACCACAATCAGTCATTGCAGTTCGGATGCGGGCTCGTTCGGAACGAAGACACGGATGGGTACACTTGGCTGTTCAAGACCTTCTTGGAGTGCATGGGTGGACTTGCTCCGATGAACATAATAACAGACCAGGATTTTAACATGCGTGCAGGCATAGAGGAGGTCTTTCCATTGGCAGTGCATAGGCACTGCAGGTGCCACATTATAAAGAAGGCTGAGGAGACACTAGGACCATTCTTTGCAGACCGTCCAGATCTGCACAAGGCATTCGAGCTGTGCGTGGACCACAGCTTGACGGTGGAGGAGTTTGAAAGGAGCTGGATGGCTATGATTGAAACATTTCAAGTCCAAGACCACGAGACGCTTGCTAGCCTGTGGGAAAAGCGAATGTATTGGGTGCCGACCTACTTCATGCAGTGCTTCTTCCTGTTTCTGCAGACTACACAGCGCAGCGAGGGGTTCAATGCTGTTTTGAAGCGGTACGTGAGCCCTGGCAACTCATTGCTACAGTTTGCCAAGCAATACACCACTTTGCAACAAAAAATACTGGGATCCGAGCTACAACAAGAAGCAAACACCGCGCTCAAGCAGCCAAAATTGCTAACGTATTTACCGATGGAGAGGCAGATGAGCAAGATATACACCAACAAGATTTTTAACAA ATTCCAGGAAGAAATCAAGCGTGCCAGCATGTACACGGCTTTCCAGGTGGACGAACATACGATCAAGATGTGTTCTATCCAGGGCATGTCGGATTCAGAACCTGAAGACCCGGACAAGGGAAGGAACTACTTTGTGAAGGCATCGATAAGCGAAGGCGAATACTACTACCAATGCTCCAAATTCGAACGGGACAGGATTGTGTGCTGTCACATACTAAAAGTAATGGACATGAACGCGGTGACACGAATGCCCCGCCATTTCATAAGGCGGCGATGGACTTGGGACGCTGACGACGCATTGGCGCCGCAAACATCAAACGCATTTTTGGCTGTGCATGACGAGAGGCCAGAGTCAACCATGGAAGCCGTGAGGCACGTTGTGTTGACAAAGAACTATGCTGAACTAATTGATGAAGCGTGCAAGAGTGATGAGACAGTGAGGGTCGCAGAAAAACACAGGAAGGCCCTCAAAAGAGAGCTTGATGAGATCAAGAAGAGGAAAGCTGAGGAAGCCTTACACAGGTTCTCCCGCACATCAAGTGTGCCTTTTTCCACGGAGCCATCATCTGAAAACTCGGAGGTAGGATCTGGAACAGCAAGCACACACACCCAGGTTAGGAAGCCACCCCGTTCCATCACAAAAGGGCGTCCAAAAGAGATAAGATACAAATCGGGATTGGAGATTCAAGCAAAACACAAGAAACCAAAGAAAGGGACGGGCAATACGTAA